The Campylobacter sp. RM10537 genome has a segment encoding these proteins:
- a CDS encoding YqaA family protein, with protein sequence MFDFLYSDISYLGLFLVCFLSSTLLPLASEAFVLGFIKLNFNPSLVLIIATLGNTLGSLSTYGLAFLGKKNILEKYFKKSLKKLEKWDTNFFKFGAFFAFFTFLPLVGDIFALGLGFAKYPFLKSAFFILLGKFSRYFFIIFLSSYF encoded by the coding sequence ATGTTTGATTTTTTATATAGTGATATAAGCTACTTAGGACTTTTTTTAGTATGCTTTCTCTCAAGCACTCTTTTACCTTTGGCAAGCGAAGCTTTTGTCTTAGGTTTTATAAAACTTAATTTCAACCCATCACTTGTGCTCATAATAGCTACTTTAGGTAACACTTTAGGAAGCTTAAGTACCTATGGTTTGGCTTTTTTAGGTAAAAAAAATATTTTGGAAAAATATTTTAAAAAATCTTTAAAAAAGCTTGAAAAATGGGATACAAATTTTTTCAAATTCGGTGCTTTTTTTGCTTTTTTTACTTTTTTGCCTTTGGTTGGTGATATTTTTGCACTTGGGCTAGGTTTTGCAAAATATCCTTTTTTAAAAAGTGCATTTTTTATTTTACTTGGAAAATTTAGTCGCTATTTTTTCATCATTTTTTTATCAAGTTATTTTTAA